The following is a genomic window from Methylomarinum vadi.
AAAACATAGTCCTGTTTCTTTCACCCGAATGCGATAAAATAGTTTTTTTCGGTCAATTAAGAAATTACCCATGACTTATTGTATCGCTGCCTCGATTGATGAAGGCCTGGTGCTGGTTTCCGATTCAAGAACCAACGCCGGTATCGATAATGTCAGTTCGTATAGCAAAATGCACGTCTTCGATACGCCGGCTGACCGCAAATTGATTTTATTGAGTGCCGGCAATCTGGCGACGACCCAAGCCGTTCTCGAGCAACTACACCGCGATAAAGTCAAGGAAGCGGAAGTTAACCTGAATAACGTCGAATGCCTGTCTGCCGCGGCCAATTACCTGGGCCAAGTCAGCGTGGAAAAGCAGAAACAGCATAAGGAGGCCGCCGGTCAAAACGCCTTCGATCCTTCCGCGAGTTTCATTCTGGCCGGCCAGATCAATCACGAAACACATGGCGCCTTCATGATTTATCCGCAAGGCAACAGTATTACCACTTCGGCCAATACGCCGTTTCTGCAAATCGGCGAAATAAAATACGGCAAGCCGGTCCTGGACCGCTTTCTGAAACCGGAAACCTCGCTGAACGAGGCGGCCCGCTGTTGCCTGGTCTCGATGGATTCGACCGTCCGCAGTAACGCCAGCGTCGGTCCGCCGATCGAACTGCTGATATACCGTAAAGACAGCTTTAAGCTGGACGAATATTATTGCTTCCAGGACGATGATGCTTACATGCTGGGCCTGCGCCGGCAATGGGAAGACCAGCTCAGGGAAGCATTCGCGAAACTGCCTATGTTGGATAAAAAATACGTCAAACCGCTCATCGCCAAGTTATAACGACCGACCGGTCTTAGAAGAGAACAATCTCCATTTGAGAGAGATCTGGTTACTGTACCAGAACAAAGTATTATCACGGCCCGGCATCACTCGGCGAGATAAGTATCAATATCACAAGAAATGCTTAGCTTCGTGCAAGCTCTTTTCAAGTGGAATCGGCATGTAAATATATTCCGCCTTCATCTCCTTGTCATCCCGAGGACGAAGTCTGCTAAGGGGTACGGTTGGGCATACTAGCACGGTCTGAGGTACAATTAAGCTATCTCCGGAAGCCGGAGGTTTATTCGGTTATGCCCTCTAAGGGCTCTTTTTGCTGCCAAGCCACTTATATCCAGCTTGATGGCTCGAAATATTCACCTTGGCTCTCTTGATGCCGGATATACTCTCTCTTACAACAAATTCATCCAATTCAACTATCGGAACAAAATAGCCTCGTAGCGGGACCTCAACCCCACGCCATCCCGGATTCCGCTACGCTGCATCCAGGCTACGAACTACGATTACTGTTCCAACGTAATTCATTATGCCCGGCATTTTATCGACGCTGTGTTAAATCCCTTGCAGCCTATGTATTTCGATTATGGTTGACGCTCTTGCTTAATCATAGAAACGAGCCACCTTCAACCTGCGACAAAAACCGATGGCCACGAGCTTACCAGCATTGAGTTTGCGAAAGACCGGCCGAATTGTTTTTAACCCCCGTATGGCTCAATGTTAACGTGCCGCATTTGTCACTACTCTGCACACCAACGGGAGCCGCACTCAAGGTATAGCTGTTCGGCGCAACCGCACTGATAGTCACATTATAATAACTTGCCGTTTCCGCCGGAACGGAAAAAATGGAAGGCGTCCCCGTGTCTTCCGTCGCAGTGCCGCAACCGGCCACCGCAGCGCCGCCGGCGGCCGCATCGCAATAACTGTTAACTTCGGTGAAATGCCGTTCCATGGTGTTTGCCAAATTCAATAACACGCCTTCGGCATCGGAGCGCCTGGACTTCTTGACACTCTCTTGATAATTCGGATAGACAATGCCGGCCAAAATTCCGATGATCACGACAACGACCATCAATTCAATTAAAGTAAATGCTTTTTGTTCACTCATCATATTGTTAGCGGGTAAATTCATTCAAACCTGAAACCGGTCATCAATTATTTTCCTAAGCCTCGATAACTCAAAACCGATCAATCCGGATAAATGCGCCGTTCCTAACGGGCAGTTCCCCTCTTCGCATAATTGATAGGAAAGCAAGGCTTTAATGCAGTTGCCGCCAAGAACGGCGCCGGCCGCTGGCGGCACCCGCCGGAGGCGGATTTCCTCCCCCGGGAGCGATTTCCTTCTTCATCATCATGTTGCCGCTGCTGCCGCTGGCGTATTTACAATCCATGCCTTCTTCGCAATTAATGATGGCCGGGGTATCGATAATACCGACCGTCGATTTGACGCCGGAAACGGCGAAAACAGCGGAAGTATCGTTTATGCGTACCAGATCTTTTTCATCCACGACGTGATCCTCATTGAGGTCTATCGGGGTCCCGCCGGCGAGCCGCGACCCGGCAAATTGATCCAATTCCATCAACCAGCTCGTTCCGCCGGGCGAACACGTCGCTGTAATCGGAATCAGTGTCGGAAAAATAACGACGCCATGACGAATGACGGGGGAGCTCACCACCCGTTCGCCGGCCGGCCCTGACGGCGGAAGCAAATCCAAATACCAGCCGCGCCTGCCGATATGGTTCGTACAAGGGGGAGAAGTGGTACTCGGAGCAAGAATGCCATAGCCGACTTCGCAGTCGGTCGTCACCCGAACATCGCCGCTTATCGTGGTTCCATCGGCAAGGATCGTAGTGCCGGTATTTCCCTCGAAAATGATGCTTTGTTGTTGCAATTCACCGCGCCCGGATATAACGCCGTTACAGGTCGTGCCCGACTTGTCGCAATCATCCCAAATACCGTAAAAAGTCTGGATTTGCGGCGAGTCCGGAACGATATTGTCGCCGGTTTCGAAATACTTGCCGGTACCGAAATAAATCATCGTTCCCTTGCCTTGGCCGTTGGCCGTGGCTTCGCTGACGGCCGGTTTCGCCGTGATCGGCTGGGTCGCGGCGGGATCGGCCGAATCCTTGGCGATGAAAAGCGGCGATCCATTGTAATCCACTCCCCAACTGGCCGTATTGTTGGAGCTGATGTCGAACTTCCACAGATTGCCTTGTAAATCGCCGGCATAGACGTAATCGGCAATATTGTCACCATCGACATCCGCCACGGCGGGGCTCGATAAACCGTTCGCCCCTGTTGCCGTTTCCGCTTCGATTTTCTTGACCAGCGCTCCGGTTTGGATATTGACGATATAGAGTACCGCCTTGCCCGATAGACTATTATAACCGTTCGCTATAACCGCAACCCACTGGCCGTCGGCGGCCCTGACCACCGCGGCCTCCGGCAGCGTGTAGCCCATATCGATTTCCGTAAACTCCCACAACACGCTGCTCGCGGAAAAATTATCCGGGTCGGTGATATCCAAGGCAAAAGTGCTGTTGCCCCCCGCGCCTAAGCTGCCGACCAGAACGGTATGCCAGGCGCTGTTGAAATAAACGTCTCCCGCCTTGGGCGAACCGTCGACGATGTAACGGTGAGCGTAATTGGGATCGGTCAAGGATACCAATGCCGAATTTATCGCCGCATTCGGCAGATAGGCAAAGATTTCCTTGCCGCCATCGGCTTCGGTGCCGGCATCGAAGCCGTGCATCATGCCGTCATTCGCCGCCACATAAATCATTTCGCGACGTGCGGTCGTTGCGAATGCCTCGTAACTGGAGCCTTCAGTTCCCGGCAAATTAGCATAGCCGAAGTTATCGCGCCCGACATAGAGGGGGTCAGAGTTAACGATATCCCCAAGAATCGACGAACGGTTGCGGAAGTTCCCACCATTATCCAATTCCTGGTCCTGTTTTCCTCTGAGGTAATCAAGCACTGTTTCGTCGCCTAATATTGCTTGCTGACTTGCATTCAAATTTTCCCACTTAAATTCGATGCCCTTGCTGGCCACTCCGGTCAACTCGGGATTATAGGAGTAAATGTTCCGCAAACCCGCGTTCGGCATTTTTTCGGACGCGAACCATAATTTCGGGCCTATTTCCCCAGCATCGATTTTCCCGTTTCCGTTGCTGTCTTCGCCGTCGTCCAGAACCCCGTTGCCGTTTATGTCTTCGGTCAATAATGTAAACGCGCGCAAATCGCCGGTCCATTCGTTGCTGTCAAAAATGGCTTGATAAATCAAGGAGTCGGTTTGAAATTTGGTGGAGTTGGTCGCGACCGACGACGAAGAAGCGGCTTGTTCGACGATAAAGCTAAATGCGCTGGCCAAACTTGCAGTCAATTCGGCTTCGTTACCGGCGTAATAAAATTTTCCGCCTCCCTGGATGGCCGCGTCTCTCGGCAACGGGTTATTTGGCTTAACATTCGGGTCAGGATCAACATAACTAGGATCGACATCTTTGTCGGCAAACCCGATCACGAACGTCGTCAAATTGTTCTTGGCGGTAACGGATTCGTCGGTGTTGCGTAGATCCGGGCGCAAATCCATTTCGTACAAAGCCTGTGCCACGTCGTCGAGATAATCGCTGGAATCGTTTCCCGGATCCTTGTAAGCCGTTTTCATATCATAAGCACCGCATTGACTGCTATTGTTCCCGGTGCAATCGCCGTCGTAATCGGTTAGATCGGAATCGATATTCTGATCCTTGGTCGGCAAGCCGTCGGTAATGAAAACCGCGAAACTTTTTTGGCAACTATATTGGATAGGACTGTCGGTGAATTTAGGCTCGCCCGCTATCGTCGTGCGTCCCTGCCAATTCGTATTATTTACCAGGGAGCTCGGAAAAATGCTCGATTTCGTTTTCGTGGCGGCATTGCTTTGGCCCGCATGCAACACCAAATTGTTACTGCCGGTGGCGAAATAGTTGCCGATATCGGCTAGTGTTTCGGCCAACGGTGTCCAGGTTTCAGGAGACGACACATCGATGCGATTCTTGATGTTCTTTTTCTTAATCTCGGTCAAGTCGTCCACCACTTCCCAAAGCTCTCCCCCTTCGGAAAAATCGAATTTCGCAAAACCTAGCCGGATATTGTCGTCCAGCGAATCGACCAAGGCGTTGGCGGCGTTCTTGGCGACCTGCATGCGCGTCGTTGTCGTTCCCTGCTTGGCGAGTTCATTACTGTAATACCAGTTCAACCAATTAGCGCGCTGGGCATCGGTTATAACATCATTAGGCAAAGTAAGGCCGCTAGTCGTGTAAGATAGATTTTGGGCGAAGCACTTCGTTCCCGTTCGGCGACCCGACCTGTTACCAAAAAAATCCGACGGGATGTCACTATCGTACACAACCGGTTCCATCACTATAACTGTGCAGCGATTTCTCCGGCGACTCCAAGACCCGCCCGCAGAATCGCATTCTCTCCGGCTATCCAGCGAATAATCGATCTGGGGTTCTTCCCTCACTGCCGGCAGCGGCGTGCTACTGCAGTTAGTATTGACCAGATAGTTCACCGAGGGATCATAAGGGGTACCAGCCGCGCTAACTTCCAAATTTGAACGCATGGAACCGGAATTATCCAACATCAGCATTACATTGGGCTTAACAGCGCCGGTCAGGAACAAGGGCGACTGGGCGATCTCGGCTTTCGCGATACCTGCCGCACACAGTCCCATGACGGCGCAATGAAGAACAAAGCGGGCATTCGCCATTGCGCTTCGAAAAGTGGAAAAGTCTTTCATAATACCTCCGCTTTTGAGTAAGCGTTAGGAACGCCGATTAGCATGGTCATGGCGCATCAACCTGGTAATTCGATTGCAGCATCACATAAGAGCTGGTCGTGCCGCCGACGGCCCGGGACGTGATACGGTAATTATGCCTTTGGTCGGCGGCCGGACAAGGCGAAGTGACACTGGCGCAAGCCGATCCCAGGTCTTCGATGATGTAGCGGGGATTGGCGCTGAGCCCGGTCAGATCGATCGTCGCGACATTGCCGTCTTCATCGAATTGCAGCGATTTGGCGTCGTCGCTCCAAATGGCCGCATCATCCCAAATGGGAGCGGTTTCTTTGACGCCATCGCAATCGACGTCAAACGGCAAATAAAAACCGACGGGGTTGGTGCCGGGGTCCGGGCAGAGGATCGTCGGCGTTACTGTCGCGGCAATGATCTCCCCGGCGCTCAACGCCGATTCCGCCCCCTGAAACGCAAGATTGCGATCGCGCATGTTCCCGGCCATTTTTTCTTCCAGCGTACTGGTCTGGGTAGCGGTGGTAACGACGATCGTCAACAGCAACAAAATAATCATCGAAACCACCAGAACCACGCCGGATTGTGACTTGGGACGGCCGTAGCAAGGCAATCGGCGAATAGCGGCATGTCTTGGTAACTGATACATAAGCAAACCTTCTCTTAAGGCAACCGGTTACGTACTGCAACGGTGGTATTGAAAACCCGCCTAAGCCGCCTGTCGGCCGGCGTAACCGTCGCGCCGTTATAGTCGTATGGCAAGGCTTGAGAAGCCAGATTATCGTCGCTGGCCACCAGGATACTGACACGCAGACTAACGACTCGATACCAGTCGGCGGCCCCGTCGCCATCCATGTCGGGAATATTATTGCCGCTGACATAATAATTGGCGGGACCGTCAGGCGCCGCCGTACCCGGATCGCCGTCGTCGTCGTCGTCAATATCGACTCCGTAAGTTATTTGCATATTTTCGATGCCTTCCAACAATTCGACCGGATTATTGCCGCCGATTGCCTTGGAATTATCGAGTCGCCATAACGACGGCCGGCCGTTCGCACCGGTCCGAATGTAGAAGGTTGACGAATTGAAGGCGAAAACCTCCGCATCGGGGCCATAGGCTTTGCTCAAATTATTGCCTAAATTCTGGTTGTTGGCGTGCGCTATAGTCTGCTTACCGGCACCCAGCGAGGCACTGGTGGCAATAAAAATGTCCGCGTCGCTGCAATCGGAAACGATAACGACGTCATACTGATCGATATCGCAGCTGTTCGGAGCATGGATTTGAATGTTGGCGTTGACCGTCGCCATGTTAGCCACCAGATAGCCGCCGCAGGACCCCCCGTAATAAATGGTAACGGCATCGGTACCGGCGACGCAAGCATTGGCAGCGCCGCAGGCGAGACTGTCCCAATTGTTAGCGACATTGTCAGTCCCTCTTACCGCCGGAGCGCCTAACGTCAAAGACGTTGGTGGCGGATTGGGATTGGGGTTCTTTGGGTCGACAATCACGTTCGGCGTGATGGAACTCAAACTTGCGCAGCCCAAAAAACCGGCCATGCGTATGTCCTTGTTGAGAATATCCAACGCGAACCGGCCGCTTTCCTGCACCCTGGACAAACCTTCAAGCAAGCGGTAGGTTTGTCTCGAACTAAGAAAAATCTGCAGTACGCCGCCGAGCAAAAAAGCGCCTAGCAATAACGCAATCATGATTTCAACCAGAGTCATGCCTTGTTGATTCTGTCGGGTCGTCATAGTTGAAAGCTCATCTGAAAATTCGGGTCATTCGCGTCGACGTTGCCGTCCCGGTTGTCGTCCCAGTTAATGGTAATCGTGTAAGTATTGCCCGCTACCGTCACGCTGCCGGCGGCGGCCGGAAGAATCGAGGTCATCGCGGCATTCCATTCGAACAAGTCGTTTTGGGCCATGTCCTGATTGGTGCAACTCGCACTCACCGTCGTGCAATCGGCCTGTGCGACCGCATCGGCCGGTGCCATCGTACTAGTCAGGTAACTATCGGCCGCGCCCGGATTGGCCCGCATTCTATCGGCCAGGTCGTATGCCATTTGCGTAGCCTGGCTGCGGTTGTAGGAACTCTGATTATTTCTGAGGCTGGCCGCCTGCAATCCGGCGAGGCCGAGCAAGCCGATCGCCAGAACAATCATCGCGATCAAAACCTCGATCAAGGTAAAGCCGCGATTTTTGTGCATGAAATTCATACGCACTCCATGGTATTAATTATCAAGGACAAGATGCGGCCGGCGAGGTAACATAAACTCTCCCGACCGAATTGAGGACGATGGCCCTGGAATTAACGGTATCCGTACCTTGGCAAAGCCGGTAGGTGTCGCCAATCACTGTGTTGCTCATTCCGCTGGCGACATAGGCGGTATAATCTTTATGCGAACTGGCGCCGGTTCTCAAGGTCATTCCCGCCGGCAAGGGATCGTAGGTTCGCAACAGACAATCTTCCTTCGGAGAGCCATCGGCATTGGTCTCGCACAGAGTCGTGTCTCCGTCATCGTTAAAAGAATTGTTGCCATCGCGATCGACAAAAACATCCCAGCCGTTTTCCCACACGCCACTGGTAGGGCCTTTTCTCCGGACCGTGACCTGAACGCCCCGTTTAATGGCTTCACTTTTCGCGAATTTCAGTGTCGTCACGAATTCGTTGGCATTAGTCGTCAAACGGTTGCTCCTGATACTGCCGATAAAACTAGGTATAGCGAACCCCATCACGACAGCGGCGATCGCAATTGTTACGATGAGTTCTATTAAGGTAAATCCATTGTCATCGTAAATTCTATTCATTATTCAATAACTCGTTCCAAACGATAAGGTTTATGCTTCATAATTACTCAATTCGGATCGGAAGCTATAGTGTGATAAGCACTAAATATGCCGATAATTTCAGTTTAGTCGAATCGCCATGCGATTCAAGTATTAGCGGTTGACTTAACGTCCCGCCATCAATCGCTGATTTTATTTACTGGAGACTACTTCCAGTTGCAGGATTTTTCCTTTTGCCTCTTTAGCGTATCGCTTTATCTTAATTGAGACAATGGAATTCCAACCAAATCGTATCCGATAGTTACCATGCTCTGCCTGGTAAATCAAACAGGGGCGCTCCCGCGCCCCGAACCGCAGAGTGGTTCAGACTGCATTCTTACACTGAGCTTGGGAACGAGTGTATACCTGGGGATCAGAGTAAACGATTTACAGCATTTCGCCGACGACTGACTGCACCTAGATTCACTTAAAATCCATAATTGCCAGTATAGGAGTCACGTTCTTTACCTGCATAAGTTAATCTAAAAAATGAGAAGCAAATCGCAAGATTATTGTTCGCACCTACACCATTGCCCCTTCTCATGAACTAACCTATCGATGTTTTTTCGTTGCTCGAGCTCCAAACAAGCGACCGCTCGCGAACGACAGGAATCGATGACGGATAACCATTTTCCTCTCTTTTTATCCGGTCATATTGCACTGATTTAATCCTAGGGGCGTTTCTTATGCACAAGTTTAAAGCGGTCTTTCCGTTGTTACTCACTTTGACACAACCAATTTATTCATTAAATTACTGATATTTAAATAATTTATTAAATACATACATAACTGGCATTAATTTCGCATTTAATATCAAGTATCCGCTTCTAAATGCAAAAAATAGCTACCCATGAACGACACCATTATGAAATCTCTTTCCTTCAAACGGCACGGCGACAAAGAAAATTCCGATTTTTTCGAAAATTATATACAAAAACTCCTGACCGAACGCGATCGCATCGGCCTTACCGATATGATCGGCCAGATCGAAGCTTTGATGATCACGGTGGACCCGGAACAGTCGATCCGTTATGTCGGCGAACTTTGTTTGATGACGCCGTATCATTATCTGGTCACGCTGGAAAGCGAGTCTCATTGGACCCATGTGTTGCGCATCGACATGAATTCGCCCGATTTACTGGTCAGGGAAGTGAAAGACCCGGCGATACAGGGCATTTTCCGCAGCCTGAACGAAGTCTACCCGATCGGCGCCAGCAAACCCAACAGCCGATACATGGGAGAAATTCTGCGGGTGGAAAATAGGAGCGAGGTTGTGCGTTTGCAGCAGGAACGCGAATTCCGTTTCTTTTCCCAAGACGACATCCGCCGCCTGGAATTGCCCGGCAATCTCGCGATCAGCAAACCATCGCCCTACACCCATAATATCGTCGCTTACATGGAACGTCCGGAAGACCAGCTTAGGGTCTATTCGCTAGGCTTGTCCAGCATCCGCGACGACGTGCAGAGCGCCTATTTGAAAGCCAAAGAACTGCAAGAAGAATTAGGCATCGATAAATTGTTGAACCCGATCGACCACCTGGCGACACGCATCTACAGTCAGAACCGGGAAACGGCGATACTCGAATGGTTGTCGCTGTCCAGCTATTATTACTGGGGTTCCTACGACATCAAGGACCAAAACTCCTCGACCAACGTCACCAAAAGCGTGCATTTCAGCGACGAAATCAACAGCCCGGCCAAGGTGTTCACCGCCAACAATACCCCTTATTTCGTCAACCATCTGGAAAAACTGCCCTCGCCCACCGAAACCTTCGTGCGCAACTACGGCCCCCGCCTACATCACCTGGCCGTCGGCGTCAACGACGGCGAATACAACGGAGTCGAAAACATCGACTATGTCGTCGATTCCATCGCCAAGCAAGGCAAGAAATTTTTGCTCGACGTCATCGGATCGCGCGAGGAAGGCATCAAGCAGATTTTCTCTAGCGCCTCGGAACATTCGTCGTTAATCATCGAATACGTCCAACGCTTCGGCGACTTCGACGGCTTCTTCACCAAACAAAACGTCGCCGAACTGACCCACGCAACCGGCGTCGAGGAAGAGCTGTTGAAAATGCAGACCAATGCCATGTCGAACTTGGCAACTGAGAGCAATTAGACTCATCCGAGTTATTAATGTAGGTCGTACTAAGCCTTAGCGTGTACGACAAAAGTGCTCGAGGCACACTCAAAAAATCGATCAACCACGCGGCTATTTGCCATATAACAAACAATCGAAAAAGGAAAAAACATGAGCCAAATCCATTTCATCGGTGGCGAAAAAGGCGGCGTCGGCAAATCCGTCATGGCCCGCCTGCTGGCCCAATACCTCATCGACAACGAAACTCCATTCAAGGTCTTCGACGCCGACCTTTCCCACGGCGCCATGATGCGCTATCCCGAATATTTCATGATAGAGGCGGGCAAGTTTGTTGATATTTGATAAAATTCAGTTACTTATATTGAATTTAACCAACAACTTGCCCATGACAAATTGTACTCCAGCTCAGATAGAATTTCCTCCCTTAAAACGCCGTAAAATAGACGCCCAATTCAGTGGTGGAGCGATCACCAGTGATGGCGGTGTGCTGTTGTTAAGAGCGATTGACCAGCAATTAGGATTAACCGAACGGATAGCGGCGCAGATTCCTGACGCCAGAGCCCCTGACCGCGTGCAACACTCTGTGATCAACCTGCTCCGTCAACGGGTTTATGGCTTGGCGTGTGGGTATGAGGATTTGAATGATCATGACACGCTCAGAAATGATATCGCCTTTCAGACGGCGGTGGAAAAGGATCAGACATTGGGCAGCCGATCCACCTTGTGCCGGTTTGAGCAGCAGGCGGATCGCGCCTTGATGTGGCGCGTTCATGAGGAGTTGCTGGCACAGTTTATCGCTTCGTATGAGACACCGCCGAAATCGTTGATCCTGGATTTCGACGCCACCGACGATCCGGTTCATGGCGAACAGGACGGACGTTTTTTTCATGGCTAGTATCGGCACTATTGTTTCCTGCCGTTGTATGTCTTTTGCGGCCATCACTGCTTGGTCAGTTATCTACGTCCCAGCAATATTGATGGCGCCAAGCACAGCTGGGCGATTCTGGCGTTGCTGGTTCGGCGCTTGCGTCAGGCTTGGCCGGACGTTGACATCACGTTTCGCGGCGATGGCGGTTTTTGTCGCCATAAGATGCTGAGTTGGTGCGAGCGGCATCGCGTTCACTATATTGTCGGGTTGGCCAAAAATAAACGCTTAACGCGCTTAAGCCAACCCTGGATTGAACAAGCCCGGCAACAGTTCCAAAGCGAACAACAGAAACAGCGTCTCTTTACCGATTTCCACTATAAAGCCGGCACCTGGAAACGCCGACGCCGTGTCATTCTTAAGGCCGAACACATGAGCCAAGGGAGCAATCCCCGCTATGTCGTAACCAATCTGGACGGCGATGCACAAACACTCTATGAAACCGTTTACTGTGCGCGAGGCGACATGGAAAACCGGATTAAAGAGCAACAATTGGATCTGTTTGCCGACCGCACCAGTTGCAGCCTGTGGTGGCCGAATCAGTTTCGTTTGCTGTTATCCACCTTGGCCTATACCCTGATCCAGGCGATTCGCCGAATCGCCCTCAACAACACCGAACTAGCGACAGCCACTTGCGCCACCATTCGCCTGAAATTGTTTAAAATCGGTGCCGTCATCATTCGTAACACCCGTCGTATTCGACTGCTGTTCAGCAGTCAGTATCCGTTTCAATCCCTGTTTAAATCCGTTTGTCAGCGCCTGTGCCCTGATTAGTACAAACAGAGTGCTGTGCCCGGCACGCTGATAAACAATGGGGTAAGGGGAAGTTGCGCCTGAAAAACGGAAATCAATGCTTAATTCCCTTTTTGACCGCTCAATTTCTCCTTACGATCGCATGTTTTAAAACAAACGAGGGTTTCGATAGGGTTTCAAGGGACTGATGAAATATCCGGGCTAAGACTACAAATATGTCAGAAAATTTTACATAGGTTTCATCTAAAGAATTCAAAACTTACAGCAACTTGACATATATGACTGTTTTCATTTCATAAATACTTTTTGGCATTAATAATGCTTTCTAGACCAAAAATGTATAAAGTCAATTTTTTTTGATCCAATCTGCGATAGCGGCCACAATTTTTAAAGAGAGATATGGAG
Proteins encoded in this region:
- a CDS encoding peptidase — encoded protein: MTYCIAASIDEGLVLVSDSRTNAGIDNVSSYSKMHVFDTPADRKLILLSAGNLATTQAVLEQLHRDKVKEAEVNLNNVECLSAAANYLGQVSVEKQKQHKEAAGQNAFDPSASFILAGQINHETHGAFMIYPQGNSITTSANTPFLQIGEIKYGKPVLDRFLKPETSLNEAARCCLVSMDSTVRSNASVGPPIELLIYRKDSFKLDEYYCFQDDDAYMLGLRRQWEDQLREAFAKLPMLDKKYVKPLIAKL
- a CDS encoding type IV pilin protein, with product MSEQKAFTLIELMVVVVIIGILAGIVYPNYQESVKKSRRSDAEGVLLNLANTMERHFTEVNSYCDAAAGGAAVAGCGTATEDTGTPSIFSVPAETASYYNVTISAVAPNSYTLSAAPVGVQSSDKCGTLTLSHTGVKNNSAGLSQTQCW
- a CDS encoding pilus assembly protein, whose translation is MKDFSTFRSAMANARFVLHCAVMGLCAAGIAKAEIAQSPLFLTGAVKPNVMLMLDNSGSMRSNLEVSAAGTPYDPSVNYLVNTNCSSTPLPAVREEPQIDYSLDSRRECDSAGGSWSRRRNRCTVIVMEPVVYDSDIPSDFFGNRSGRRTGTKCFAQNLSYTTSGLTLPNDVITDAQRANWLNWYYSNELAKQGTTTTRMQVAKNAANALVDSLDDNIRLGFAKFDFSEGGELWEVVDDLTEIKKKNIKNRIDVSSPETWTPLAETLADIGNYFATGSNNLVLHAGQSNAATKTKSSIFPSSLVNNTNWQGRTTIAGEPKFTDSPIQYSCQKSFAVFITDGLPTKDQNIDSDLTDYDGDCTGNNSSQCGAYDMKTAYKDPGNDSSDYLDDVAQALYEMDLRPDLRNTDESVTAKNNLTTFVIGFADKDVDPSYVDPDPNVKPNNPLPRDAAIQGGGKFYYAGNEAELTASLASAFSFIVEQAASSSSVATNSTKFQTDSLIYQAIFDSNEWTGDLRAFTLLTEDINGNGVLDDGEDSNGNGKIDAGEIGPKLWFASEKMPNAGLRNIYSYNPELTGVASKGIEFKWENLNASQQAILGDETVLDYLRGKQDQELDNGGNFRNRSSILGDIVNSDPLYVGRDNFGYANLPGTEGSSYEAFATTARREMIYVAANDGMMHGFDAGTEADGGKEIFAYLPNAAINSALVSLTDPNYAHRYIVDGSPKAGDVYFNSAWHTVLVGSLGAGGNSTFALDITDPDNFSASSVLWEFTEIDMGYTLPEAAVVRAADGQWVAVIANGYNSLSGKAVLYIVNIQTGALVKKIEAETATGANGLSSPAVADVDGDNIADYVYAGDLQGNLWKFDISSNNTASWGVDYNGSPLFIAKDSADPAATQPITAKPAVSEATANGQGKGTMIYFGTGKYFETGDNIVPDSPQIQTFYGIWDDCDKSGTTCNGVISGRGELQQQSIIFEGNTGTTILADGTTISGDVRVTTDCEVGYGILAPSTTSPPCTNHIGRRGWYLDLLPPSGPAGERVVSSPVIRHGVVIFPTLIPITATCSPGGTSWLMELDQFAGSRLAGGTPIDLNEDHVVDEKDLVRINDTSAVFAVSGVKSTVGIIDTPAIINCEEGMDCKYASGSSGNMMMKKEIAPGGGNPPPAGAASGRRRSWRQLH
- a CDS encoding pilus assembly PilX family protein — protein: MYQLPRHAAIRRLPCYGRPKSQSGVVLVVSMIILLLLTIVVTTATQTSTLEEKMAGNMRDRNLAFQGAESALSAGEIIAATVTPTILCPDPGTNPVGFYLPFDVDCDGVKETAPIWDDAAIWSDDAKSLQFDEDGNVATIDLTGLSANPRYIIEDLGSACASVTSPCPAADQRHNYRITSRAVGGTTSSYVMLQSNYQVDAP
- a CDS encoding PilW family protein → MTTRQNQQGMTLVEIMIALLLGAFLLGGVLQIFLSSRQTYRLLEGLSRVQESGRFALDILNKDIRMAGFLGCASLSSITPNVIVDPKNPNPNPPPTSLTLGAPAVRGTDNVANNWDSLACGAANACVAGTDAVTIYYGGSCGGYLVANMATVNANIQIHAPNSCDIDQYDVVIVSDCSDADIFIATSASLGAGKQTIAHANNQNLGNNLSKAYGPDAEVFAFNSSTFYIRTGANGRPSLWRLDNSKAIGGNNPVELLEGIENMQITYGVDIDDDDDGDPGTAAPDGPANYYVSGNNIPDMDGDGAADWYRVVSLRVSILVASDDNLASQALPYDYNGATVTPADRRLRRVFNTTVAVRNRLP
- the pilV gene encoding type IV pilus modification protein PilV, whose product is MNFMHKNRGFTLIEVLIAMIVLAIGLLGLAGLQAASLRNNQSSYNRSQATQMAYDLADRMRANPGAADSYLTSTMAPADAVAQADCTTVSASCTNQDMAQNDLFEWNAAMTSILPAAAGSVTVAGNTYTITINWDDNRDGNVDANDPNFQMSFQL
- a CDS encoding GspH/FimT family pseudopilin; translation: MNRIYDDNGFTLIELIVTIAIAAVVMGFAIPSFIGSIRSNRLTTNANEFVTTLKFAKSEAIKRGVQVTVRRKGPTSGVWENGWDVFVDRDGNNSFNDDGDTTLCETNADGSPKEDCLLRTYDPLPAGMTLRTGASSHKDYTAYVASGMSNTVIGDTYRLCQGTDTVNSRAIVLNSVGRVYVTSPAASCP
- a CDS encoding P-loop NTPase family protein — translated: MSQIHFIGGEKGGVGKSVMARLLAQYLIDNETPFKVFDADLSHGAMMRYPEYFMIEAGKFVDI